A window of the Bacteroides thetaiotaomicron VPI-5482 genome harbors these coding sequences:
- the rfbD gene encoding dTDP-4-dehydrorhamnose reductase, whose protein sequence is MNILVTGANGQLGNEMRCIAATSLNNYIFTDVAELDITDLDAIRNMIHLDNIKVIVNCAAYTNVDKAEDDYDMADLLNNKAVENLAIAAKEVNATLIHISTDYVFQGDKNMPCGEDCETNPLGIYGKTKRAGEQSIQRVGCNYLIFRTAWLYSQFGKNFVKTMRQLTADKDKLRVVFDQIGTPTYAKDLADIIYRVIEGDQYHKQGIYHFSNEGVCSWYDFAKEICELSGNSCDIQPCHSDEFPSKVKRPHFSVLDKTKLKLAFGVEIPYWKDSLVKCINKENN, encoded by the coding sequence ATGAATATTCTAGTAACTGGAGCTAATGGGCAGCTTGGTAATGAAATGCGATGCATAGCAGCTACAAGTTTGAATAATTATATATTTACTGATGTTGCAGAGTTGGATATTACAGATTTAGATGCTATTCGTAATATGATACATTTGGATAATATAAAGGTAATTGTTAACTGTGCTGCTTATACGAATGTAGATAAAGCAGAAGATGATTATGATATGGCAGACTTATTGAATAATAAAGCTGTAGAGAATTTGGCTATTGCTGCAAAAGAAGTTAATGCTACTTTAATTCATATTTCGACTGATTATGTATTTCAAGGTGATAAGAATATGCCATGTGGAGAAGACTGTGAAACTAATCCTTTAGGTATTTATGGTAAAACAAAAAGAGCAGGAGAACAAAGCATCCAACGTGTGGGCTGTAATTATTTGATTTTTCGTACAGCTTGGCTGTATTCTCAATTTGGTAAGAATTTTGTTAAGACTATGCGACAGTTAACCGCTGATAAAGATAAATTGAGAGTTGTTTTTGATCAGATTGGTACACCTACATATGCAAAAGATTTGGCTGATATTATTTATAGAGTGATTGAGGGGGATCAATATCACAAACAAGGTATCTATCATTTCAGTAATGAGGGTGTTTGTTCATGGTATGATTTTGCTAAAGAAATCTGTGAATTGAGTGGAAATAGTTGTGATATTCAACCTTGCCATAGTGATGAATTTCCTAGTAAAGTAAAACGTCCTCATTTCTCAGTATTAGATAAAACAAAATTGAAGCTGGCTTTTGGTGTAGAGATTCCTTATTGGAAAGATTCTCTTGTGAAATGTATTAATAAAGAAAATAATTAA
- the rfbB gene encoding dTDP-glucose 4,6-dehydratase: MKFSRNIMITGGAGFIGSHVVRLFVNKYPSYRIINLDKLTYAGNLANLKDIEDKPNYVFVKADICDFEKMIELFSEYKIDGVIHLAAESHVDRSINDPFTFARTNVMGTLSLLQAAKLTWESLSEGYEGKRFYHISTDEVYGALDLTNPSGNKDGRGPYGHDFFKETTRYSPHSPYSASKASSDHFVRAFHDTYNMPTIVTNCSNNYGPYQFPEKLIPLFINNIRCRKPLPVYGKGENVRDWLYVIDHVRGIDLIFHKGKIAETYNIGGFNEWKNIDIIKVLIKTVDRLLGYPEGYSLDLITYVSDRKGHDLRYAIDSAKLKQELGWEPSLQFEEGLERTVRWYLDNEVWMDNVTSGDYQEYYDSIYRNE; the protein is encoded by the coding sequence ATGAAATTCTCAAGAAATATAATGATCACTGGTGGTGCTGGTTTCATTGGTAGTCATGTTGTCCGTCTGTTTGTGAATAAATATCCCAGCTATCGTATTATCAATTTGGATAAATTGACTTATGCTGGAAACTTAGCTAATCTGAAAGATATTGAAGATAAGCCTAATTATGTTTTTGTAAAGGCTGATATCTGTGATTTTGAAAAAATGATAGAGTTGTTTAGTGAGTATAAGATAGATGGGGTTATTCACTTGGCAGCTGAAAGTCATGTAGATCGTAGTATTAATGATCCTTTTACTTTTGCTCGTACGAATGTAATGGGAACCCTTTCTCTGCTTCAAGCGGCTAAATTAACTTGGGAGTCTCTTTCTGAAGGTTATGAAGGCAAGCGTTTTTATCATATATCTACAGATGAAGTTTATGGTGCATTGGATTTAACGAATCCTAGTGGCAATAAGGACGGTAGGGGACCTTATGGTCATGATTTTTTTAAGGAAACCACGAGGTATAGTCCACACAGTCCGTATTCTGCTTCTAAAGCAAGTAGTGATCATTTTGTACGTGCTTTTCACGACACTTATAATATGCCTACAATTGTAACGAATTGTTCCAATAATTATGGCCCTTACCAATTTCCTGAAAAACTTATACCATTATTCATCAATAATATTCGCTGTCGTAAACCATTGCCCGTGTATGGCAAAGGAGAAAATGTTCGTGATTGGTTGTATGTAATCGACCATGTTCGGGGCATTGATCTTATTTTTCACAAAGGTAAAATAGCAGAGACATATAATATTGGTGGGTTCAATGAATGGAAGAACATAGATATTATTAAGGTTCTTATTAAAACTGTTGATAGGTTACTAGGTTATCCCGAAGGTTATTCCTTAGATTTAATTACATATGTTTCTGATCGAAAGGGGCACGATCTACGCTATGCAATTGACTCCGCTAAGCTGAAACAAGAGTTAGGCTGGGAGCCGAGTTTGCAGTTTGAAGAAGGTCTCGAAAGGACTGTGAGATGGTATTTAGATAATGAGGTATGGATGGACAATGTGACAAGTGGTGATTATCAGGAGTATTACGATTCCATATATAGGAATGAATGA
- the rfbC gene encoding dTDP-4-dehydrorhamnose 3,5-epimerase has translation MEVIKTAIEGVFIIEPRLFKDDRGYFFESFSQRKFNEKVRKVNFVQDNESKSSYGVLRGLHFQKPPYAQSKLVRVIKGAVLDVAVDIRKGSPTFGKYVSVELTEDNHRQFFIPRGFAHGFSVLTDEVIFQYKCDNFYAPQSEGALAWDDPDLGIDWRVPANEIVLSEKDNHHELLKDASWLFNYNESLY, from the coding sequence GTGGAAGTTATTAAAACAGCTATAGAAGGTGTGTTCATTATTGAACCTCGTTTGTTTAAGGATGATCGTGGCTATTTCTTCGAATCTTTCTCGCAACGGAAATTTAACGAGAAAGTTCGTAAAGTGAATTTTGTACAAGATAATGAGAGTAAGTCTAGTTATGGGGTGCTACGAGGTTTACATTTTCAGAAGCCTCCTTATGCACAAAGTAAATTAGTTCGTGTTATTAAAGGTGCTGTTTTGGATGTTGCGGTAGATATTCGCAAAGGCTCACCAACGTTTGGAAAGTATGTATCTGTAGAACTGACAGAAGATAATCATCGTCAATTTTTTATTCCTCGTGGTTTTGCTCATGGATTCAGTGTGCTGACGGATGAAGTTATTTTTCAATATAAATGTGATAATTTCTATGCTCCGCAAAGTGAAGGGGCTTTGGCATGGGATGATCCTGATTTGGGTATTGATTGGAGAGTTCCGGCAAATGAGATTGTTTTGTCTGAGAAGGATAATCATCATGAATTATTGAAAGATGCTTCTTGGTTGTTTAACTATAATGAAAGTCTATATTAA